Proteins encoded in a region of the Stieleria neptunia genome:
- a CDS encoding pyridoxal phosphate-dependent aminotransferase: protein MIANRIQQVQDPVIPIVGRWTSEHPGTISLGQGVVHYAPPQEVFQAVAESAHPGRGLDRYGPVAGNDALIEAIEKKLIAENEIDPIADQSSVVCTAGSNMGFLNAVLAIAEIGDEIILLSPYYFNHHMAIEIAGCRAVVVATDHENQPDIDAIAQAITPRTKAVVTVSPNNPTGAVYSKEDLAEINLMCAARGLYHLSDEAYEYFTHDGVQHYSPGSAIGASEHTISLFSLSKAYGMAGWRIGYSVVPNHLLVGIKKIQDTNLICPPIICQVAAAAALQVGSAWCRGQIAGLTAVRDATLQTLSELGDRVQFAVPQGAFYVLFQLQTDQSDMALVETLIRRFGVAVLPGSAFGESKGCTLRLSYGALDPQSVSEGVGRLRDGLATLLS, encoded by the coding sequence GTGATCGCCAATCGAATTCAACAAGTTCAAGACCCCGTCATTCCGATCGTGGGACGTTGGACGAGCGAACATCCCGGAACCATTTCGCTGGGCCAGGGGGTCGTGCACTACGCGCCGCCGCAGGAAGTGTTTCAGGCCGTGGCCGAATCCGCCCATCCCGGCCGTGGATTGGATCGCTATGGCCCGGTCGCCGGCAATGACGCGCTGATCGAAGCGATCGAAAAGAAACTGATCGCCGAAAACGAAATCGATCCGATCGCCGATCAATCGTCGGTCGTCTGCACGGCCGGTTCCAACATGGGATTCCTTAACGCCGTCCTGGCGATCGCCGAGATCGGTGATGAGATCATCTTGTTGAGTCCCTACTACTTCAATCATCACATGGCGATCGAGATCGCCGGTTGCCGCGCCGTCGTCGTCGCGACCGATCACGAGAACCAACCCGACATCGACGCCATCGCCCAGGCGATCACGCCACGCACCAAAGCCGTCGTCACCGTTTCACCCAACAATCCCACCGGAGCGGTTTATTCGAAAGAGGATCTGGCAGAGATCAACCTGATGTGTGCCGCCCGCGGGCTGTACCATCTTTCCGACGAAGCCTACGAGTACTTCACTCACGACGGTGTCCAACACTACTCGCCCGGTTCCGCGATCGGCGCGAGCGAGCACACGATTTCGTTGTTCTCGCTTTCCAAGGCCTATGGGATGGCGGGCTGGCGGATCGGCTACTCGGTGGTCCCCAATCATTTGCTGGTGGGAATCAAAAAGATTCAAGACACCAATTTGATCTGTCCCCCGATCATCTGCCAGGTGGCCGCCGCCGCGGCGCTGCAAGTCGGCTCGGCGTGGTGCCGAGGGCAAATCGCCGGATTGACCGCCGTGCGTGATGCGACGCTGCAAACGTTGTCCGAGCTGGGCGACCGAGTTCAGTTCGCGGTTCCCCAAGGCGCGTTCTATGTCTTGTTCCAATTGCAAACCGACCAGTCCGACATGGCGCTGGTGGAAACTCTGATTCGACGATTCGGGGTCGCCGTGTTGCCGGGCAGCGCGTTTGGTGAATCGAAAGGCTGCACGCTGCGTCTTTCCTACGGGGCGCTCGATCCGCAATCGGTCAGCGAAGGCGTGGGGCGCCTCCGCGACGGTCTCGCCACACTTCTTTCATGA
- a CDS encoding cytochrome-c peroxidase codes for MACFDGHAVEAVDLEAANPLLPIPDPPLGIGGEKNPPATLLDLENPPTPQTVRLGRWLFFDKRLSADNTVACASCHKPENAFSETTPVSTGIGGQKGGRKAPSFTNQAWATLPHFFWDGRAASLDEQAGGPMTNPIEMGQKDHSVVVAKIAAIPGYAKYFEESFGTPEVTIERITKAIADYERTRMSGNSAWDRYVAGDKSALSDDAKKGRTLFFGNGFCNNCHKGPNLTDSDFHNLGVGWDEKTQTFADEGRYAVTQEEKDKGAFKTPSIRDVSKRAPYMHDGSMKTLEEVVRFYSKGGTPNPYLDRKIDRRFAEQLDFTDAQVNQLVRFMESLDGEGYRDTEPAAFPQ; via the coding sequence ATGGCTTGTTTTGACGGGCATGCCGTTGAAGCGGTCGATTTGGAAGCCGCCAATCCGCTGTTGCCGATTCCCGATCCTCCGCTGGGGATCGGCGGTGAAAAGAATCCTCCCGCGACGCTGTTGGACTTGGAAAACCCGCCGACTCCACAGACCGTTCGACTCGGGCGTTGGTTGTTTTTCGACAAACGACTTTCGGCCGACAACACGGTCGCGTGCGCTTCGTGCCACAAACCGGAAAACGCGTTCTCCGAAACGACTCCGGTTTCGACGGGCATCGGCGGCCAGAAAGGTGGACGCAAGGCGCCCTCGTTCACCAACCAGGCCTGGGCCACGCTTCCCCATTTCTTCTGGGACGGGCGGGCGGCGTCACTGGATGAACAGGCCGGCGGTCCGATGACCAATCCGATCGAGATGGGCCAGAAAGATCACAGCGTCGTTGTCGCCAAGATCGCGGCCATCCCGGGCTATGCAAAGTACTTTGAAGAATCGTTCGGAACCCCGGAGGTGACGATTGAAAGAATCACCAAGGCGATTGCGGACTACGAGCGGACTCGGATGAGTGGCAACTCCGCCTGGGATCGCTACGTGGCCGGTGACAAGTCGGCGCTTTCTGATGACGCCAAGAAGGGACGCACGCTGTTTTTCGGCAACGGGTTCTGCAACAACTGTCACAAGGGGCCGAATTTGACCGACAGTGATTTTCACAATCTGGGCGTGGGCTGGGACGAAAAGACTCAGACCTTTGCCGATGAAGGTCGTTACGCGGTGACCCAAGAAGAGAAAGATAAAGGCGCCTTCAAAACACCTTCGATCCGAGACGTCAGCAAGCGCGCCCCCTACATGCACGACGGCTCCATGAAAACGCTTGAGGAGGTCGTCAGGTTCTACAGCAAGGGCGGAACCCCCAATCCCTACTTGGATCGGAAAATCGACCGCCGGTTTGCCGAGCAATTGGACTTTACCGATGCCCAAGTCAACCAATTGGTCAGGTTCATGGAATCGCTCGACGGCGAAGGCTATCGGGACACCGAGCCGGCGGCATTTCCGCAGTAA
- a CDS encoding nitrilase-related carbon-nitrogen hydrolase yields the protein MNRLPTMQIAAVQLNMAWEDKAANHQRLRDLLSAATIQPGALVIVPEMFETGFSMNVEVTAQTEAREGEALLRDLARQYDVAMMGGVASPVSEGRSSNQCVVFAPDGTQLARYQKMHPFSFTGEANHYNAGTSQVVFQWQGVKITPFICYDLRFPETFRPAILRGAELITVIACWPAVRSEHWVRLLQARAIENLAPVVGVNRCGEEPKLKFDGRSCAFDHMGTPLFEAADQEQVITTEIDLEAARRWRSKFPALQDITGVDDSTVLAPSTPNGK from the coding sequence ATGAACCGGTTACCAACGATGCAGATTGCCGCCGTCCAATTGAATATGGCTTGGGAAGACAAAGCCGCCAATCACCAGCGTCTCCGCGACCTGTTGTCGGCCGCCACGATTCAGCCCGGCGCGCTGGTGATCGTTCCGGAGATGTTTGAAACGGGTTTCAGCATGAACGTGGAGGTGACCGCCCAGACCGAAGCGCGCGAAGGCGAAGCGTTGCTGCGAGACCTGGCGCGGCAGTACGATGTCGCCATGATGGGCGGTGTGGCAAGCCCTGTCAGCGAAGGACGTTCGAGCAATCAGTGCGTGGTGTTTGCCCCCGACGGGACGCAGTTGGCACGCTATCAGAAAATGCATCCGTTTTCGTTCACCGGTGAAGCCAACCATTACAACGCCGGCACGTCCCAGGTCGTGTTTCAATGGCAGGGCGTCAAGATCACTCCGTTCATCTGCTACGATCTCCGGTTCCCCGAAACCTTTCGGCCGGCGATCCTCCGCGGCGCGGAACTGATCACCGTGATCGCCTGCTGGCCGGCCGTGCGCAGCGAACACTGGGTGCGTCTGCTGCAAGCCCGGGCGATCGAGAATCTGGCGCCCGTCGTGGGGGTCAATCGCTGTGGCGAAGAACCGAAGCTGAAGTTCGACGGCCGAAGCTGCGCCTTCGATCACATGGGGACCCCGCTCTTTGAAGCCGCGGACCAAGAGCAAGTCATCACCACCGAAATCGATCTCGAAGCGGCCCGGCGGTGGCGGTCAAAATTTCCCGCCCTGCAAGACATCACGGGTGTCGACGATTCGACGGTTCTCGCCCCCTCGACGCCGAACGGAAAATAA
- a CDS encoding ABC transporter substrate-binding protein, whose translation MPKKRLSVALVVVAGVFAVLAIETLENWSGKPETETPLLLGTNLWLGYEPLFLASDLGHFDENSVRLVECASSSQVIRQFRDNTIQAAALTMDEVLLLRERGLDLRVVLVLDISQGGDAIVARADVQDLADLRGRRVGVENSALGAFVLTRALKKVDLTVKDVTIVSVEADEHERAFLLDQIDAVVTFEPVRSRLLAAGAIELFDSTEMPNEIVDVLVVRADALEEHQSHLITVLRGWFQALQYLEQHPDDARRRLSVRIKLTPEQIEQGQRGLRAPNLQENLALLGGQPSALEETASRLSTVMVDNALLGKQVVLSDCISAEPLMELSAR comes from the coding sequence ATGCCGAAGAAGCGTCTATCGGTTGCGTTGGTCGTGGTCGCTGGTGTTTTCGCCGTCTTAGCAATCGAAACGCTGGAGAATTGGAGCGGGAAACCCGAAACGGAAACGCCTTTGTTATTGGGGACGAATTTGTGGCTGGGCTACGAACCCCTTTTTCTAGCGAGTGATCTGGGTCATTTTGATGAGAACTCGGTTCGATTGGTCGAGTGCGCGTCCTCGAGTCAAGTGATTCGCCAATTTCGTGACAATACGATCCAGGCTGCGGCATTGACGATGGATGAAGTGTTGTTGTTGAGAGAGCGCGGTCTGGACCTGCGGGTGGTGCTGGTGCTGGACATCTCACAAGGCGGCGACGCCATTGTTGCCCGTGCCGACGTGCAGGATTTGGCGGATCTTCGAGGACGCAGGGTCGGAGTGGAAAACTCCGCCTTGGGCGCGTTCGTGCTGACGCGGGCCCTGAAAAAGGTTGACCTGACCGTCAAGGACGTGACCATTGTTTCGGTGGAAGCAGACGAACACGAACGCGCCTTTCTCTTGGACCAGATTGACGCGGTCGTGACGTTCGAACCTGTCCGCAGCCGACTGCTGGCGGCCGGAGCAATCGAGTTGTTTGACAGCACGGAAATGCCCAATGAGATCGTCGATGTCCTGGTCGTCCGTGCCGACGCACTGGAGGAACATCAATCCCATCTCATCACGGTCCTGCGCGGTTGGTTCCAGGCACTTCAATACCTTGAACAACATCCCGACGACGCACGTCGCCGCCTGTCCGTCAGGATCAAGCTGACCCCCGAGCAGATCGAACAAGGCCAAAGGGGTTTGCGTGCGCCGAACTTGCAGGAAAACCTGGCGCTGCTCGGCGGGCAGCCGTCCGCATTGGAAGAAACGGCGAGTCGTTTATCGACCGTGATGGTTGACAACGCGTTGCTAGGAAAGCAGGTCGTTCTTTCCGATTGCATTTCGGCCGAGCCGTTGATGGAGTTGTCAGCGCGATGA
- a CDS encoding Dps family protein, protein MSSSVVDALRQVVADSYALIGQTHLCHWNVRGPGFFSLHNAFELQYTELFAAVDEIAERIRAKGALAPGGLTNLANMAGIPEIAEDASADQMVKHLIEANEKLLGDLKQARDIAGEASDSESEDLMIARIQVHEKTVWMLKSYLG, encoded by the coding sequence ATGAGTTCTTCTGTCGTTGATGCGTTGCGTCAGGTCGTTGCCGATTCGTACGCGTTGATCGGTCAAACGCACCTTTGTCATTGGAATGTCCGCGGTCCCGGCTTCTTTTCACTGCACAACGCGTTCGAACTCCAGTACACCGAATTGTTTGCCGCGGTGGATGAGATCGCCGAGCGGATTCGCGCCAAGGGCGCGTTGGCTCCCGGTGGCTTGACCAATCTGGCGAACATGGCGGGCATTCCCGAGATCGCCGAAGACGCGTCGGCCGATCAGATGGTCAAGCATCTGATCGAGGCCAACGAAAAACTGCTCGGCGACCTGAAGCAGGCCCGCGACATCGCCGGCGAAGCAAGTGATTCTGAATCCGAAGACTTGATGATCGCTCGGATTCAAGTCCACGAAAAAACCGTCTGGATGCTGAAGAGTTACCTCGGGTAA
- a CDS encoding PAS domain S-box protein, with protein MNDRSSHTPLQSPLVSTIQYPLRILLPLSLMVMVLAHTGWSLFSNRAQIISSTNREAVIVLRRTMSQLAGSLERAARRNELSTMQYSLASLGADPEVKFAVLIDESNDVIVSMRRADVGDPFLDAVPQPYRESAILDPGALARVRMSQISSTLPLGDGHSIVGIHPVALGAKADRIRPDHLGLFVVLRDISPTIQRATTAVSRQALGTLAMSCVIAIGLGLFFHFRIAKRLERLEEMTQMVGAGDLTVRTGITGDDEVAALARSLDRMVFDRDVAEQTLGLQAMILAHIHDAVISTDMEGNVETWNSAATRLFGYSAEEAVGCSVDFLCFPDHRVDWKEQVLPPNGEPSADDLQIRLRRKDASTVLVALRLSLMNADDGQPIGIIGCCNDITEQKEIEAKLSESETLVREKLSELEHLYRTTPIGLCMMDTQLRYRRINDELARINGLPVEAHLGRPLREVLPDLADSIEPLYHDVIQSGRAKRNIEVERPPADGESQSSFFLASYHPLKDDAGRVRGVSTVVKDVSERRWAEERLRSNETQLAHVSRLSTMGEMVAGIAHEINQPLYAIANYATACEHLAGKREAGWEDKIQSVMGQIAEQAVRAGEIIKRLRGFVANTESEYCPIDLNELIHDTIKLLSFEARRLGATVTLELDDALPPVMGDSIQIQQVFVNLIRNAFEAMDGQANGENRVQIRSEAFGDEVSVSVKDSGPGISAEMVDQLKEPFYTTKEQGLGMGLAISQTIVAAHEGRLRIESDASGAEFCITFPALHEIC; from the coding sequence ATGAACGATCGATCGTCCCACACACCGCTGCAATCGCCCCTCGTTTCGACGATTCAATACCCATTGCGGATTCTGTTGCCGCTGAGTTTGATGGTGATGGTCCTGGCGCACACCGGTTGGTCCCTGTTCTCCAATCGCGCCCAGATCATCAGCAGCACCAATCGCGAAGCGGTGATTGTATTGCGGCGGACGATGTCACAACTGGCGGGGTCATTGGAGCGGGCCGCTCGCCGCAATGAACTGTCCACGATGCAGTACTCGCTCGCCTCGCTGGGTGCGGATCCCGAAGTGAAGTTTGCCGTGCTGATCGATGAAAGCAACGACGTGATCGTCTCGATGCGACGCGCCGATGTCGGCGATCCGTTTCTGGATGCGGTGCCGCAACCCTATCGAGAGTCAGCGATTTTGGATCCAGGTGCCCTCGCACGTGTCCGCATGTCGCAGATCAGCAGCACCCTACCGCTGGGCGACGGGCACTCCATCGTCGGCATCCACCCGGTCGCGTTGGGTGCCAAGGCGGATCGGATCCGCCCCGATCACTTGGGGCTGTTCGTCGTGCTTCGTGACATCAGTCCGACCATCCAACGGGCGACCACCGCGGTGTCCCGCCAGGCACTCGGAACACTGGCGATGAGTTGCGTCATCGCCATCGGGCTGGGGCTCTTCTTTCACTTCCGGATTGCCAAGCGTTTGGAAAGACTGGAAGAAATGACGCAAATGGTCGGCGCGGGAGACCTGACGGTGCGGACGGGCATCACCGGCGACGATGAAGTCGCTGCGCTGGCCCGTTCGCTGGATCGCATGGTGTTTGATCGCGACGTTGCCGAGCAAACACTGGGTTTACAGGCGATGATTCTTGCCCACATCCATGACGCGGTGATCTCGACGGATATGGAGGGCAACGTCGAAACCTGGAACAGTGCCGCAACACGACTGTTCGGGTATTCGGCCGAAGAAGCCGTCGGCTGTTCCGTCGATTTCCTGTGTTTTCCTGACCATCGGGTCGACTGGAAAGAACAGGTCCTCCCGCCGAACGGGGAACCATCCGCCGATGATCTGCAGATTCGATTGCGCCGCAAGGATGCCAGCACGGTCCTCGTCGCGCTGCGTCTGTCGCTGATGAATGCCGATGACGGTCAACCGATCGGCATCATCGGTTGCTGCAACGATATCACCGAGCAGAAGGAGATCGAAGCAAAACTGAGCGAAAGTGAAACGCTCGTACGGGAGAAACTGTCCGAACTGGAACATCTGTATCGAACCACGCCGATCGGATTGTGCATGATGGATACTCAGTTGCGGTACCGTCGAATCAACGATGAACTGGCCAGGATCAATGGATTGCCGGTGGAAGCTCATCTCGGCCGGCCACTACGCGAGGTCTTGCCCGATCTCGCGGACAGCATCGAACCGCTCTATCATGACGTGATCCAGAGCGGACGGGCCAAACGCAACATCGAAGTCGAACGGCCTCCGGCTGACGGCGAAAGCCAGTCGTCGTTCTTTCTCGCCAGCTACCACCCACTCAAGGACGATGCCGGCCGCGTCAGGGGCGTCAGCACCGTCGTCAAAGATGTCAGTGAACGACGCTGGGCCGAAGAGCGACTTCGCAGCAACGAAACGCAATTGGCACACGTCTCACGGCTTTCCACCATGGGAGAAATGGTGGCCGGGATCGCACATGAAATCAATCAACCCCTCTACGCGATCGCAAACTATGCGACCGCCTGCGAACACCTGGCGGGAAAACGTGAGGCCGGTTGGGAAGACAAAATCCAGTCCGTCATGGGGCAGATCGCCGAACAGGCCGTCCGTGCCGGGGAAATCATCAAGCGGTTGCGAGGTTTTGTCGCCAACACGGAATCGGAATATTGTCCGATCGATCTGAACGAATTGATTCACGACACGATCAAACTGCTGTCCTTCGAAGCCAGACGACTGGGCGCCACCGTGACGTTGGAACTCGACGATGCCCTGCCACCGGTGATGGGCGACAGCATTCAAATTCAACAAGTGTTCGTCAATCTGATCCGCAACGCGTTTGAAGCGATGGACGGGCAAGCCAACGGCGAAAATCGAGTTCAGATTCGTAGCGAGGCATTCGGCGACGAAGTTTCCGTGTCGGTGAAAGACTCCGGGCCCGGCATTTCCGCCGAGATGGTCGATCAACTCAAAGAACCGTTTTACACGACCAAAGAACAAGGACTGGGGATGGGGTTGGCGATCAGCCAGACGATCGTCGCGGCACACGAAGGCCGCTTGCGGATCGAATCGGACGCGTCCGGGGCGGAGTTCTGTATCACATTTCCCGCACTTCACGAGATTTGCTGA
- a CDS encoding response regulator transcription factor, protein MAVPPTVFVIDDDPSALSSVCALLTAFGMTVKPFDSAEDFLADYNELQPGCLLLDVQLQGIGGLDLLRQLKRNHLDLSVIVISGNADKQVVKTATELGVTEVLHKPVQPHDLVDVVQRALE, encoded by the coding sequence ATGGCCGTTCCACCCACCGTTTTCGTGATCGATGACGATCCGTCGGCACTCAGCTCGGTTTGTGCCTTGCTGACCGCGTTCGGGATGACGGTCAAACCCTTCGACTCCGCCGAAGACTTCTTGGCCGACTACAACGAATTGCAGCCCGGTTGCCTGCTCCTGGACGTGCAGCTGCAGGGCATCGGCGGGCTGGACCTGTTGCGACAACTGAAAAGGAACCATCTCGATTTGTCCGTGATCGTGATCAGCGGGAACGCGGACAAACAGGTCGTCAAAACCGCTACCGAACTCGGCGTGACTGAGGTTCTTCACAAACCCGTCCAACCGCACGATTTGGTGGACGTCGTCCAGAGGGCGTTGGAATGA
- a CDS encoding sigma-70 family RNA polymerase sigma factor, with protein sequence MNPHPIPQSAFYALLLMFAMSCPPADAQNRGSAPHLAYVFPAGCERGMTCEVVVGGQFLKDVGEVYVSGKGVKAEIVRWYRPLTAGEYNNLNMKFRETRERLMGQAVLRGRNSNPTDEEIAEAAGITEAQLREMEIYRSRDRDPKRQPNDQLEEQVTLRITASLEAAVGKRELRFLSDNTISNPIWFHVDRWIEMRESEPNDRVATEVTGRFPLVINGQIMPGDVDRFRMEADQGMKLVVQVAARDVIPYLADAVPGWFQAVVRMMDESGDEVSFADSFYYRQDPLLYFEVPRDGRYTLEIRDALYRGREDFVYRITVGEIPFVTSVFPLGARVESESKIQLRGWNLTRTEQTIRTMSRQQYRPQRWYSSIQGDHAVRFPLQIDHWPEVMEEATNDDRETAQEISTRMTVNGRIDEPGDKDVYRINATGRIIAEIHARRLGSPLDSMLTLTDAQGNEVAFNDDYKDLSQAMLTHHADSHLEAAVGSRSDYYLTVTDAQGNGGPDFGYRLHLRPPQADYQLRVVPSTIIARAGQVVPISVFALRKDGFDQDIELSLVDPPPGFRLDGGVIPGTSDQIRMTLTVPQTPGETAVTLQMEGSAPRRLRSRAKIVRPAIPAENMMQAFIWYHLVPVEHWNVMVSGRPGAGMPLKIAMPEDGIELPRDGAFLLRALIHSQRTPVDQLHVELVEAPDGITASIIPDAVGGAAIKFEVSAEKIQPGVRGNLLLSVYKEFTPEPTEDDPAPKTRRTEYGFLPAMPFEVTSQRGSR encoded by the coding sequence ATGAATCCACACCCGATTCCCCAATCTGCGTTTTACGCGCTGCTGTTGATGTTCGCGATGTCCTGTCCCCCGGCGGACGCGCAAAACCGCGGCAGCGCCCCGCATCTGGCGTACGTGTTCCCGGCCGGATGCGAACGGGGCATGACCTGTGAAGTCGTCGTCGGTGGCCAATTCCTGAAGGATGTCGGCGAGGTCTACGTGTCAGGCAAAGGCGTCAAGGCGGAGATCGTACGCTGGTACCGGCCACTGACCGCGGGCGAGTACAACAACTTGAACATGAAGTTTCGCGAGACGCGCGAACGTCTGATGGGGCAGGCGGTTCTGCGGGGCCGCAACAGCAATCCGACCGACGAGGAGATCGCCGAGGCCGCCGGGATCACCGAAGCGCAACTCCGCGAGATGGAAATCTATCGCAGTCGTGACCGCGATCCCAAGCGTCAACCCAATGACCAACTGGAAGAACAAGTGACGCTGCGGATCACCGCCTCGCTGGAGGCCGCGGTGGGCAAGCGGGAGCTGCGGTTCCTGAGCGACAACACGATCTCCAACCCGATCTGGTTCCACGTGGATCGTTGGATCGAGATGCGTGAATCCGAACCGAACGATCGGGTCGCCACCGAGGTCACGGGACGTTTTCCGCTGGTGATCAACGGACAGATCATGCCGGGCGATGTCGATCGGTTTCGAATGGAAGCCGATCAAGGCATGAAGCTGGTGGTTCAGGTCGCCGCGCGGGATGTGATTCCCTACCTCGCCGATGCCGTCCCCGGATGGTTCCAAGCGGTGGTGCGGATGATGGACGAATCCGGTGACGAAGTGAGTTTTGCCGACTCGTTTTACTACCGCCAAGATCCCTTGCTGTACTTTGAGGTTCCGCGTGACGGACGCTACACGCTGGAAATCCGTGACGCGCTGTATCGTGGCCGCGAGGATTTTGTGTACCGAATCACGGTCGGTGAGATCCCGTTTGTCACCAGCGTCTTTCCGCTGGGAGCACGGGTGGAATCGGAATCAAAGATCCAATTGCGAGGCTGGAATCTGACCCGGACGGAGCAGACGATTCGAACCATGTCGCGCCAGCAGTATCGTCCCCAACGCTGGTACTCCTCGATCCAAGGCGATCACGCGGTGCGTTTCCCGTTGCAGATTGACCATTGGCCGGAGGTGATGGAAGAAGCCACCAACGACGATCGAGAAACGGCACAGGAGATTTCCACACGGATGACGGTCAACGGCCGAATCGATGAGCCGGGTGACAAAGACGTCTATCGAATCAACGCCACCGGTCGAATCATCGCCGAAATCCACGCCCGTCGCCTGGGATCGCCGCTCGATTCGATGTTGACGTTGACCGACGCCCAAGGGAACGAGGTCGCGTTCAACGATGACTACAAAGACCTGTCGCAAGCGATGCTGACCCACCACGCCGATTCGCACCTGGAGGCTGCGGTCGGTTCGCGATCCGACTACTACCTGACCGTCACCGATGCGCAAGGCAACGGCGGTCCCGATTTCGGGTATCGACTTCATCTCCGACCACCGCAAGCCGACTATCAGCTGCGCGTCGTTCCGTCCACCATCATCGCCCGCGCCGGACAGGTCGTCCCGATCAGCGTGTTCGCGTTACGCAAAGACGGCTTCGACCAGGACATCGAACTGTCACTCGTCGATCCGCCACCGGGATTTCGTCTCGATGGCGGCGTGATCCCGGGAACATCCGATCAAATCCGCATGACGCTGACCGTCCCACAGACGCCGGGCGAGACAGCGGTCACCTTGCAGATGGAAGGGTCCGCGCCGAGGCGATTGCGGAGCCGAGCGAAAATCGTGCGGCCGGCGATCCCCGCGGAGAACATGATGCAAGCGTTCATCTGGTATCACTTGGTTCCGGTGGAACACTGGAACGTGATGGTGAGCGGACGCCCCGGGGCCGGCATGCCGCTGAAGATCGCCATGCCCGAAGACGGAATTGAGCTGCCGCGTGACGGCGCCTTCTTGTTACGGGCCCTGATCCATTCCCAACGGACACCGGTCGATCAGTTGCACGTCGAACTGGTGGAAGCCCCCGACGGAATCACCGCTTCGATCATTCCCGATGCGGTCGGCGGTGCCGCGATCAAGTTCGAAGTGTCTGCCGAAAAGATCCAGCCGGGGGTGCGGGGGAATCTGTTGTTGAGTGTCTACAAAGAGTTCACGCCCGAACCGACCGAAGACGACCCCGCACCCAAAACCCGACGTACCGAATACGGGTTCCTGCCCGCGATGCCGTTTGAAGTGACGTCGCAACGGGGCAGCCGGTGA
- a CDS encoding protein-L-isoaspartate(D-aspartate) O-methyltransferase, translated as MPSDPTSIDRENRDDSDALLRGQMVDRQLAGRGINNERVLDAIRRAPRHQFVPKRLQDRTYDDSPLPIGNGQTISQPYIVGLMTELVDLQADDRVLDVGTGSGYQAAVLAELVDQVDSIEIVETLAKDADQRLKSLGYKNVRVHHGDGYAGWPSGAPFDAIVVAAAPDHVPPALIDQLAPGGKLVIPVGDRLQSLMLIEKRSDGEVVRRKVAPVMFVPMTGEAEK; from the coding sequence TTGCCTAGCGACCCCACCAGCATCGATCGAGAGAACCGGGACGATTCCGATGCGTTGTTGCGTGGTCAAATGGTCGATCGGCAACTTGCCGGCCGCGGGATCAACAATGAACGGGTGCTCGATGCGATTCGACGCGCCCCCCGCCACCAATTCGTCCCGAAGCGATTGCAAGACCGGACCTACGATGATTCGCCGCTACCGATCGGTAACGGACAGACCATTTCCCAGCCCTACATCGTCGGCTTGATGACCGAATTGGTTGATCTGCAAGCGGACGATCGCGTGTTGGATGTCGGGACCGGGTCGGGGTATCAAGCCGCCGTGTTGGCGGAACTGGTCGACCAGGTTGACAGCATCGAGATCGTGGAGACGTTGGCCAAGGATGCGGACCAGCGATTGAAATCGCTAGGGTACAAAAACGTCCGTGTCCACCACGGTGACGGCTATGCCGGTTGGCCGAGTGGAGCTCCGTTCGACGCGATTGTGGTCGCCGCGGCACCCGATCACGTTCCACCGGCGTTGATCGACCAACTCGCCCCCGGCGGCAAACTGGTGATCCCGGTCGGCGACCGGCTTCAATCGCTGATGCTGATTGAAAAGCGCAGCGATGGAGAGGTGGTTCGGCGCAAGGTGGCCCCCGTGATGTTTGTCCCGATGACGGGCGAAGCGGAAAAATAA